A window of the Fuscovulum sp. genome harbors these coding sequences:
- a CDS encoding 4-hydroxyproline epimerase, whose translation MRHTFFCIDAHTCGNPVRVVAAGAPQLPNVSMAEKRVLFQRDHDWVRTALMFEPRGHDVMSGTILYPSSRTDCDIGVLFIEVSGCLPMCGHGTIGTVTAALEAGLVTPRVPGCLSIEAPAGRINVEYQMEGPHVRHVRLFNVASYLHARDVAIVVPGLGEITVDLSYGGNFYAIIEPQVNWPGLDRMSASDIVRLSPIVRAAVQEAVAPVHPEDTRIAGVSHVMWCDEPRHPEATARNAVFYGAKAIDRSPCGTGSSARMAQLHARGRLKVGDNFIHESIIGTLFDCRIESETDVGVNPAIRPSVAGWAQIIGHNTIFVDDRDPLMKGFQIA comes from the coding sequence ATGCGCCACACCTTCTTTTGCATCGACGCCCATACCTGTGGAAACCCTGTCCGCGTCGTGGCCGCGGGTGCGCCGCAATTGCCGAATGTGTCGATGGCCGAAAAGCGGGTTCTATTCCAAAGGGATCATGATTGGGTCAGAACGGCCCTTATGTTCGAACCCCGTGGCCATGATGTCATGTCAGGAACGATCCTCTACCCGTCTTCGCGGACGGATTGCGACATTGGCGTTCTTTTCATCGAAGTCAGCGGCTGTCTGCCGATGTGCGGGCATGGCACAATCGGCACTGTGACGGCTGCTCTGGAAGCAGGGCTCGTTACTCCCCGCGTTCCGGGGTGCCTCTCCATCGAGGCTCCTGCGGGCCGCATAAATGTTGAATACCAGATGGAGGGCCCTCACGTCCGTCATGTAAGGCTCTTCAACGTTGCCAGCTATCTTCACGCCCGCGACGTTGCCATCGTTGTGCCAGGTTTGGGCGAGATCACCGTCGACTTGTCATATGGTGGTAACTTCTATGCGATCATCGAACCACAGGTGAACTGGCCCGGGCTTGATCGCATGTCGGCGAGCGACATCGTCCGACTGAGCCCGATTGTTCGCGCTGCGGTTCAAGAGGCAGTCGCACCCGTCCACCCTGAGGACACGCGCATTGCAGGGGTCAGTCACGTCATGTGGTGCGACGAACCCCGGCACCCTGAGGCGACGGCGAGAAATGCAGTTTTCTACGGTGCGAAGGCAATTGATCGGTCCCCGTGTGGAACGGGATCGTCAGCACGGATGGCTCAGTTACACGCCAGGGGTCGGCTGAAGGTCGGTGACAACTTCATCCATGAAAGCATCATCGGGACTCTTTTTGATTGCCGCATTGAAAGCGAAACAGACGTTGGCGTAAACCCTGCGATCCGACCGAGCGTGGCCGGTTGGGCACAGATCATCGGGCACAATACAATCTTCGTCGATGATCGTGATCCCCTGATGAAGGGCTTCCAGATAGCTTGA
- a CDS encoding FAD-binding oxidoreductase, translated as MAGRTVLIVGGGIIGLAVAHNLLGRGHTVTILDRDPEGDRASYGNAGGIAVSEVIPASAPGVFLKVPGWLLDPLGPLAVRWRHLPSLIPWLLRFSHASSRTEMLRGAKALASLNNRTYDDLLPMLAANGLQNELHCKGALSVYETERAFQADAGTWDLRRLHGITCDELSGDQAREMEPALGPIVRRAVATPQWSHVSDPRTLHSALLTSLRQRGLTVIRGSAVGLTPMESAVTVDTSDAGPLAAEDVVIAAGAWSGSLAATIGDRVLLESERGYNTTIAAPGIQLGREIIFAERQFVATPLSCGLRIGGAAEFGGLDAKPNFKRSNALVSLARRYFPDLVETHGTMWSGHRPATPDSLPVIGRSSRNRRVIHAFGHGHLGLTQAATTGRLVADLIDGATPVVDLSPFSVDRF; from the coding sequence ATGGCTGGCAGGACTGTTTTGATTGTTGGGGGCGGCATCATCGGACTCGCCGTCGCGCATAATCTGCTTGGTCGTGGCCACACGGTCACCATTCTTGACCGGGATCCCGAAGGCGATCGTGCCTCTTATGGCAATGCCGGCGGGATTGCCGTGTCCGAAGTTATTCCTGCCTCAGCCCCGGGCGTCTTTCTCAAGGTGCCGGGATGGTTGCTCGACCCATTGGGTCCTTTGGCCGTTCGATGGCGTCATCTACCATCATTGATCCCTTGGCTGCTCAGGTTCTCTCATGCATCGAGCCGGACCGAAATGCTCCGAGGGGCAAAGGCGCTCGCCAGCCTGAACAACCGCACCTATGACGACCTCCTGCCGATGTTGGCTGCAAACGGGTTGCAGAACGAATTGCACTGCAAGGGTGCGCTTTCGGTCTATGAAACCGAACGGGCTTTTCAGGCCGATGCCGGAACGTGGGATCTGAGGCGGCTTCACGGTATCACTTGTGATGAACTCAGTGGAGATCAGGCGCGGGAGATGGAGCCGGCCCTTGGCCCCATTGTCCGGCGGGCTGTCGCAACCCCGCAATGGTCCCATGTCTCTGACCCACGGACCCTGCATTCGGCGCTCTTGACCTCACTCCGCCAGCGCGGCCTGACGGTGATCCGCGGTTCTGCCGTGGGCCTGACGCCAATGGAAAGTGCAGTCACGGTGGACACCTCGGATGCCGGGCCTCTGGCGGCGGAAGACGTGGTGATCGCAGCCGGTGCCTGGTCGGGCTCTCTGGCTGCGACCATCGGCGATCGGGTTCTCTTGGAAAGCGAACGGGGGTATAACACGACCATCGCGGCGCCGGGCATTCAGCTCGGGCGCGAAATCATTTTCGCTGAACGACAGTTCGTGGCAACACCGCTGTCTTGTGGTTTGCGCATCGGCGGTGCCGCTGAATTTGGTGGGCTTGACGCCAAACCCAACTTCAAAAGATCGAATGCGCTGGTCAGCCTTGCCCGCCGGTACTTCCCCGATCTGGTCGAAACCCACGGCACAATGTGGTCGGGTCATCGACCGGCAACCCCGGACAGCCTTCCCGTCATTGGTCGGTCAAGCCGGAACCGGCGGGTTATTCATGCCTTCGGACACGGGCATCTGGGGCTGACCCAAGCGGCAACCACGGGCCGGCTGGTGGCTGATCTGATTGACGGTGCCACGCCTGTCGTCGACCTTTCGCCTTTTTCTGTAGATCGCTTCTGA
- a CDS encoding transporter substrate-binding domain-containing protein: MKKLLAAAIAVPMALCLAGTATADPSIDNIIASGKLRCGVQLDYPPAGFRNEQNEPEGYDVAYCKDMAAALGVEAEIVETPSAERIPALQSNRIDVLIASTSITPARALSVAFSQPYVNYINVVLTRDDTNITSFDEMKGRAIGGVTGTTTEKDLKAAFGQWADPAGSYTGYGSEAESYLALSQGKIDGLIVGNAAAAALIQSGQFANLKVAGDAPTPPDLAGIAVRKADQDLLQFVRTFVWSQVTSGRYAELYAIYFGAGEPPALATPLVEY; encoded by the coding sequence ATGAAGAAGCTACTCGCGGCAGCGATTGCCGTGCCGATGGCGCTTTGCCTGGCGGGGACTGCAACGGCGGACCCGTCGATTGACAACATCATTGCGTCAGGAAAACTGCGCTGCGGCGTCCAACTCGACTACCCGCCCGCCGGTTTCCGCAACGAACAGAACGAACCTGAAGGCTACGACGTCGCTTACTGCAAGGACATGGCAGCAGCTTTGGGCGTCGAGGCCGAGATCGTGGAAACCCCGTCGGCAGAGCGGATCCCGGCGCTGCAATCCAATCGGATCGATGTGTTGATTGCATCAACTTCGATCACGCCAGCACGCGCCCTGTCGGTTGCGTTCTCGCAGCCCTACGTCAACTACATCAATGTTGTTCTGACCCGGGACGACACGAACATCACTTCTTTTGACGAGATGAAGGGCCGCGCGATTGGTGGCGTGACCGGCACGACGACCGAGAAGGATCTGAAGGCCGCCTTCGGCCAATGGGCTGATCCGGCTGGCAGCTATACCGGCTACGGCAGCGAGGCCGAAAGCTATCTTGCGCTTAGCCAAGGCAAGATTGATGGCCTCATCGTGGGCAATGCGGCCGCCGCGGCCCTAATCCAGAGCGGGCAGTTCGCGAACCTCAAGGTTGCAGGCGATGCGCCGACACCGCCGGATCTGGCTGGGATTGCGGTGCGCAAAGCCGATCAGGACTTGCTTCAGTTTGTCAGGACATTCGTTTGGTCGCAGGTGACGTCCGGCCGCTATGCCGAGCTCTACGCCATCTACTTCGGGGCAGGTGAACCTCCGGCGCTTGCCACCCCGTTGGTCGAATACTGA